A genomic region of Leptotrichia hofstadii contains the following coding sequences:
- a CDS encoding pyridoxamine 5'-phosphate oxidase family protein has protein sequence MDITNNFLEIMEKTTDMAIASSDSSNQPNVRIVRFYYNSDEKILYFLTLKNSQKTVEFEQNNKVAFTTIPIDGLKHIKAKGIIRKSQKSVQDLKNKFIKKIPEVKKNIDEGENFMELYEVSFTKATVTLDVKNTKEFEIL, from the coding sequence ATGGATATAACAAATAACTTTTTAGAAATTATGGAAAAAACTACTGATATGGCAATAGCTTCTTCAGACTCAAGTAATCAGCCTAATGTAAGAATTGTAAGATTTTATTATAATTCAGATGAGAAAATTTTATATTTTTTAACACTAAAGAATAGTCAAAAAACAGTAGAATTTGAACAAAATAACAAAGTAGCTTTTACAACAATTCCTATAGATGGTCTAAAACACATTAAAGCTAAAGGAATTATAAGAAAAAGCCAAAAATCTGTTCAAGACTTAAAAAACAAATTTATAAAAAAAATACCAGAAGTAAAAAAGAATATTGATGAAGGAGAAAACTTTATGGAATTATATGAAGTATCTTTTACAAAAGCAACTGTTACTCTTGATGTTAAAAATACTAAGGAATTTGAGATTTTATAA
- a CDS encoding helix-turn-helix transcriptional regulator: MKKSERINDMMIYLNNKETFNLKDIMEKYNISKNTALRDIRSLEEIGMPIYSFSGRNGRYKILKNKLLSPVLFNVNEIYALYFTMLTLKGYKTTPFHLDIEKLKEKFKSCLPQKQMEEINKMEAILNFEVSKHQKESPLLKKILENSIEEKVCKILYKEEKKEKYYFVQFFKISSAYGQWLASGYDFEDREIKNFQCDKIIYLAEDDKFESISFQKFVNLNSDMYKIHNCNMINFELEI, encoded by the coding sequence ATGAAAAAATCAGAGCGAATTAATGATATGATGATATATCTTAATAATAAAGAGACTTTTAATTTAAAAGATATTATGGAAAAATACAATATTTCAAAAAATACAGCTTTAAGAGACATAAGATCTCTTGAGGAAATTGGAATGCCAATTTATTCTTTCAGCGGGAGAAATGGAAGGTATAAAATTTTAAAAAATAAACTGCTCTCTCCTGTTTTGTTTAATGTAAATGAAATATATGCGTTATACTTCACTATGCTTACGTTAAAAGGCTATAAAACAACACCTTTTCATTTAGATATTGAAAAATTGAAAGAAAAATTTAAAAGCTGTCTTCCACAAAAGCAAATGGAAGAAATTAATAAAATGGAGGCAATATTAAATTTTGAAGTTTCAAAGCATCAAAAGGAAAGTCCGCTTTTAAAGAAAATTCTTGAAAATTCAATAGAAGAAAAAGTTTGTAAAATTTTGTATAAAGAAGAAAAGAAAGAGAAATATTATTTTGTTCAGTTTTTCAAAATATCATCTGCTTATGGACAGTGGCTTGCTTCGGGATATGATTTTGAAGATAGGGAAATTAAAAATTTTCAATGTGATAAAATTATCTACTTAGCAGAAGATGATAAATTTGAATCAATATCTTTTCAAAAGTTTGTTAATTTAAATTCAGATATGTATAAAATTCATAATTGCAATATGATAAATTTTGAGCTTGAAATATAG